The sequence below is a genomic window from Sander lucioperca isolate FBNREF2018 chromosome 10, SLUC_FBN_1.2, whole genome shotgun sequence.
ATGGTGCGTGACCGTCTGCCAGATGGCAGCAGGCAGAACAATTGTGGCTGGTGATTGGGTTCCCTGATAATCCTGTTGGcactgttttccctgttttctgCACCACTGGGTGTCAAGTAGAGGTTAGAAGTTACCTTTGAACTAACTTTTTTTTAGTCAAAAACAGATTTTTCCAACAGCAGCTGATTACATTGATTACTTCATCCTCTCCTGTTAATGAATGAAATCAGCTGGTTTAGTATTTGACAGAAGGTCACGTGTTTTCTGTGTGATCCAGAACGGTATTCAGTTGAAGAAGACGATGGAGCAAGATGAAGAGGATGGAATGATCTCCAATAAAAAGCCACGGAAAGCCACTCTGGCTAAAGCCAAACTTTATGGATGCTTTGTCAAGGTAATGTATTTGTTTCTTATTTAGTGGGTAAATATTCAATGGATATTTGACAGTGGAAGccctatggcacagaggaataagctaGACAGGTAATACCTAGGAttcattcattgttggtttagGTCTTTttgtgggatttgttgacaagatTAACTCCTTTTTTACTAGTTGAAATAAAGTGCTACAAACATGCTGAAAGAAAATACATGTACACATGACACACGTCTGTACATTTATGGTATTTCAGATATGACCGATTCTAGTCTGAACTGACAATGACTGTCACTGTTTCTTTTTCCATGTTCCACGCTCAGTCAGCCACACTGCTGTCTGGTCAGGAGCAGCCAGAGCCAAAGTCTTCAAGCTCTGACGACAGCAGTAGCTCAGAAGAGGAGGACCAGAAATTGGATCTCTCCAGCACCACAAAGTGAGAATTTCATCTAATGCAGCATTTGTTCacatttattatgtattttttctgAAACGCTGAATAATATTTTATCACTATCAACATGACTATAACTACTCTCATTCTGGATGTATTATTGTTGGTGTCATTTCTTTATAATCAGCTTTTAATTACTATCTGATGTTATTATTTATCTGCAAAAGCACTTAACTCTGTTTCTAACACAAGTTATTCATTGATTATCGACAGGCTTTCTGATGCTGATCTAATGAAGGCTTGTGGAGGACGCACAGCGCACAAGTAAGTTAATTCATAAAATTCTAAACAGAATGAAGTATTTTGTAATATTTCAGAATAAGTGAAGTTAATAATAAGAAAAGGAATCTAATTTCTGATgcgtttctgttgtgtttctgtAGAGGAGCCAGGCACGGGTTGACCATGAGCGCCAAGTTAGCCAGGCTAGAGCAGCAGGAGGCTGAGTTCATGGCTAAGTATGGCAAGAAAAGCCAACCAGCAAGTGCTCCAACAGTTGGTGTTACACCGGCTTCGACGACCTCCCAGTCAACTGACCAGAGAGCTGAGAGGCAGGAGGAGACGGTCGAGGACTCTCAGAggaaaaagatgaaaaagaagAGAGCTACTAAGAGCGTTCATGAGCTAAATGGTGATAACGGTTTTGAAAGCCCTGGATCAGATGTTAAACCcaaaaagaagaaggaaaagagAGCCAGTGAGGACACTGAGGAAATAACTGATGCAGTTTCCACTGAGGGGGATTTGGTCTGTGTAGAAAACAGTGAGGCAGACAGTTCTCATAAAACAAagaggaaacataaaaagaagaaaaacaaagcagAGCAGAACGAAGAAGAACGAACCCCTTCGCCTGCAGCAGAAGAGAGCAAGAGTCCTGGGGAGGAGACTGCTGAGCTGCACACTGACacaaaagtgaagaaaaagaagaagaaatcctCCAAACACCGCAGTGAACCTGCTGAGGAAGAGGAGCGTCATCACACAGAATCCAGACAATCAGAGCTGGTCCAGGACTGCATTCCAaaaaccaaaaagaaaaaagctgcaGTTACATTGGAGGAAGCAGAAGTTCCAGAGGAGGAAGCAACTGTAAAGCAGAACAGGAAAAAGTGTAAAAAGGACAAACCATCTATAGAAGACGATACAAACGAGGAGGCACTTCctccaaagaagaagaaaaagaagtccaaagagtagttttttttttttttttttttttaaataaatgctttGTACATTGATAACCAGATAAGTTTTGGCTGATTGGGGAAAGTATCATTCTCTTAACCAGCTCTGGTGAGTTATGTGCTAAACATGGACTTGGAGGTTGCTCTCTTTGAtttgacagatctgtaaatgAATTGATAGGAGAATATATTTAATTAGTAATTCAGACCAGTAACAAGGTTATTCCTTGCCTCCAGCAGTTGTGTCTCTTCTGCCTGTTAAACAACCTCACTAGTATGCTATCAAACAGATTTTAATCATTCTTATCTGAGCTGTTAAATTCAAGATAATCTGCTGCAGAAGTGACTGAAGAAATCAGGTCAGGTTAGTTATTTGCTGGTGATGCAGACTTTTTAAGATTGTCAATAATATACAACAACATCAAATGTGTTCATCTGAATCAGTCAATGGAGGTTTGATGAGTCAGCCACACGGTGCAACACCTTATCTAAACAGAGGCCTAGTCCACACGTACAGTACACGAGGATTTTTGAAAAGGGGGTTTTCCCtcctttgcttaaaaaaaatattccattCACACATGTACTGTTTAGGCAAATCTCCGTCCCCAtcaatacacaaaaacacaattgaagcgctgtcaagagcatgccaagcCTACAGTCGGTGATATAACCCAAGTCGCTCAAAGAAGAGTCGAGCGGCTCTTCTTCCAGGACCTGTGATGTTGCGGTATTGagtaactgtacatttatgtgtaCACATGTAAAAAGTCCTGCTAGCAATCCAGTTACCTGCACTATTCTGGCCCTGTCTGCCGTTGGCAGAAATGTTGCTTTATTTGTGACGCCTCACAAAGGAGAAAACGTAGCACACTCTGACGTTACAAGCCAAAAACTCAGTTTTCCCCGTCTACACGACACAGAAACAGTGTTTCTAAAAGTCTTCACCCTGGCCGGAGTGTTCCAAAAGCTCAGTTTACAGTGACCTAAAACGGCGTTTGGACGAAAAGCCAAAACGCATTGAAAAAGctaaatttttaaaaataccCGTATAATGTGGACTAGGCCTGAGACTCAGCTCAGTGTTGACATTTGTAGGTTGGGACATGTCAAATAGCCTATTGATAGCAAGTTGCCTGTGTTGGccattttatgtaaaaaaaaaaaagcattttagcAGACAATTAATATGGAATGCAAAGAATTGGGTTTAGTTTTCTACGTAATGAATAACTATTCTTGAAGGTGTTACCACTCTTATATGAAAAAATTATATGCAAATTAAATGATGTGATGCTAAACTACacttgtgtgattgtgtgtacaGATATTAGATACTGAAATTCCTCAAGTGGCACCAAAAATGAATATATAATACTGTATTTTATGTGATTATTTAAAACGTTTGTTCTCAAACTTAATTAATCTTTCTAAATGAGTGTGAAAGttccttgaggaaaaaaatatttaataagaTGAAACTGTTAAATATCTACAGTACGTTTAGTCTCCATCTACAGTACATTTAGTAGGGATAAACACCACACTcttaaagtgttaccaaaagtgttcttatacaacaatgtaaatatgcaaaatgcaaaactactattttttttttttactgcccttaagtttgtttaatttgttcagAATCTGACTCATACCCCGCAAAAAATTGTTGTAGttccacatttaaaatataaatgattacCTCGGATCctcttcttctgtgttttttctgtttttttccccctcaaacAATAGCTTAGAACTTTCTAAAAACCTGAGTTTCACCTGATTACATAAAATTGGAGAAATCATGAAGTTTGAGACAGGAAGGACACAGGGTCATGTGCCAAGTTTGTCTCAATAGCTTACAACAGATTTGACTCAATTGACGTATTAAATGCGTGCAGTGTTCCTGCATGCAAAATGAACTCATCATACAACATGTTCCATAAAGGTTTTCAGCTAACAGAAACTACCAGACTGGTTTACGCTGCTGGCTCAGGTAGCATGtaacagaatcagaatcagaaagggctttattgccaagtacgttgcacatacaaggaatttgtcatggtgttgttggagcatgtcacacattcaaatataagaaggataaaaagaatataaacaatataagtataaacatatacacacagtatgtattaacgattaaataaatttaaataaatagtaaaataagttaaacagtagtaaaaaggaatgctacagcagagtaggtacagtggcatgaggagccagaggagtagtttggagagagtcagggtggtttccgggccttgttaataaggctagtggcggagggggaaaactgtttatgtggcgtgaggttttggtcctgatggacctcagcctcctgtcagaggggagtggctcaaagagcttgtgtctggggtgggaggggtcagccacaatctttccagcacgcttcagagtcctggtggcgtataggtcctggagcggtggcagattgcagccaatcatcttctcagctgaccgaatgacacgctgcagcctgcccttgttcttagcagtggcagcagcgtaccagatggtgatggaggatgtgaggatggactcaatgatggctgtgtagaagtgcaccatcattgtctttggcaggttgaatttcttcagctgccgcaggaagtacatcctctgttgtgctgttGTACCAGAAGAGGTCTACATGCctgacagtggtggaaagtaatagaggacatttactcaagtactgtatacTTTTGGGATACTTGTACttaacttgagtatttccattttctgatactttatacttctaacCCACTGCATTTCAGAGGGAGATATTGTtcattttactgcactacatttatttgattatgTAACTTAAGTCACTacttactttgcagattcagataattaatatgaaatactagcaacaaacaaacaatatggTGTATTATAGGTTAAGATAAAAAGACTTTGACTTTATAAACACATTattgcatcaataattataatacaaTAATTTACAATATTCTGAAATgtaatgagtacttttatttttggcACTTATAGCACTTAGAATATTTTGATGTTAGTACTtttgaacttttacttaaatacaattttgaatACAGGACATCTACTTGTaactgagtatttttacactggtATTActatttgtacttaagtaaaagatctgagttcttccaccactgcctatTTAATGTTCATATAATACAACGATCCTTATGAAACCGAATAAATAGGTCCTATTTATTGCTTTTtccatcaacaacaacaaaacatttttatttatatagcacaattTATGCCATAAATGCAGCTAAAAGGGTTTTACATAAAATAAGACaggacaaaaataataaaaagtataataaAAATGATAGTAATAAAGATAAAATAGTAATCATTACAAGTGAATGAGATATAAATGAACACCTATataaaaaagaggaaaacagTTTGTGAATTAGACTGTGATACAACAGAAGTGACAAAACAAACTAATACACAATATACATTACATTGATATAAAACATGAGACTAAAACAGGTGAAATCAAAGGTGAAGGAACTTAAGAATCAAATAGGAACTTCTTTTGCACAACATATTTGACACATTGGTCTTTATGTAACACCAGAAACTTGGAGTACACAACATGACATATTCCTTTAAGTCAATGACACTACATTGAAAAACATTAATATTTGGATATAATGTACACAGTATCTTTCCAGGAAAGGTCACCGTCTCGTTATGTTGTGAATCCTGATCTCCAGTGGAAATTAGTAGCATTTACAGGCTATAGGCTGCTCTTGTGAGACTGAATACTGTAGAAGATATTCTAGATTGTCTTTTTAGACATTTCACATCTTCAGTCAACATAGATATCTGTTCAAAAAGACATCTGACACTAAAAAGTAGCTAATACTTAATACAGtacataatacattttaaacaatacTTACTTTTTAAACAATAGTACAGATAGACAAAATTATGAACAGTACATCCTCAGGCTATTTCAGTTTTGCATACAACATGAGTAACAAGAATATGTTAAGAAAACAAACTTAGCACTAACTAATTAGACCTTGTCAGAACGTCTCTCTCACAGATGAACTTGTTTTGCATTACACAGCCTGCTGGGTCCCAGCTGGCTGTAGAATTCCTCCCGGGGATTAACAGTGCACATGGACCATTGCTACCAATTTGCTCCTTCAACCAGTACCTTCAAAAACACAACATGAATGTCAATATTTCTAATTCTGCTAATACAACACAACAAATTAAGTGTGacgaataacaaaaaaatccaGATATGGAATTGGATTATCAAATTCTGAGTATTTTAAGGACTTCGTGTCCATGGTGGCTTAAAGCTCAAGTTTGAAAGAATCAATCTAAAAAAACTATATGGCAACTATACAACTTAAATACAGTGGTGGAAAAGATTTTTAAGTGAAAGTAGTTCACAGGTTCTGTACATGTAAAAGTCTTGCTTTTTAAACTAATTTTAACTGCCTAATATAAAGTCTCATCTTTAGCAATGTATCATATCTCACAAGATGATCTTATATAAATccttaatctgcaaagtaaccagTAAAtatagctgtcagataaatgtaccggaggaaaaagcacaatatttccataagaaatgtagtagagtagaagtagagAATCGCAGAAAAtgtttaaaggggctgtacattaaatactataataataaaaaaaaaaaacagtgggctGGTTACGCTCCAAATGGCTCTCACAGACTATTCTTCAATACGTGAAATACCTGCATTTTTTTCACGgccacatgcactaacatgcatGAACGGCCGGaccagtaaaaaacaaaccgaGAAATTCAGATTACAACACACGCAGGAGTGTGACTCAATTCTCTACTCAGGACGCCATTAGTCCACTGTATCTTTGCATAGCaaatattttgctgctgctatattaatgttctgattATCGAGTACAGCCTTTAAAAGAACATTTGAGCCAGACTAGCTGACTAGCTGTTGacctctgtttccagtctttttgaATTCACACAGAGaaagtaattaaataaatgacCACGCTTCCTCTTTTTCAACAGTTTCTCATAGACACAGTCCCATAGGTTTGCTGCCTTGCTTAAAGGGCACTTCATGTTTTTAAACAGCCTTTCATATATTCCAAGTTTCTAAAAACAGCCTTAACTGGGTTcaactatttttatttattttttaaataattatataatttataaaattaaattttaaTTCTTACCTGAGAGTGTCATTACGTCCATCAACCCAGACCCAGTTTTGGTATTTTTCATATAACCCGAGCCAGTATCCATGAAATGTGTCAAAGTAGAACTCAGTGTGATTACTTATGAATTCCTGTAAGTTGCACAGTGACAGATCATCAAAAACATGCACACTTTCACGCTTATAGGCATAGATTCTGATCAGACATTTATAACAATATTTTCCATTGCATTTTGGAAAGTAAAGGCTgaaattttaatgttttttatggatCCTGTGTACTCTGAATTGCCATGTTATCTCTATATCTGAATTGAAACCCAAATAAAAACTCTGGCACTTTATGGTGTTTGACTTCACCTGTTCATGCAGACTGTCAATAACAACCAGATCTGCAGCTGTGTTTTTGCAATACGTTCGGCTATCTTGCCACGTCTTCCAAGGACTTCCTTTATTGTAAAACAGGTAGCACTTTTCCTGGAACAGAAGCCAGTCTGTCTGACACGGCTGACACTCTGCATTCATGAACAAAAGAAGAGAAATGGAATGAAATTAGAATCTGTTAaagacacaaatacaaaaacacaaattaaatgaTAAAGGTTTTTAGATCCCAATGACagaatagcttttttttttaccacaagcCAACTTTTGTACTTAATTATTTGTGGAAATTTTGGATGCTGATGTTCTATCAAAATTCAGGAAAACATAGTTTTGCTAATGCTCTGAAAAGTAAAGTGAAAAAGATgctcacagaaaaaaacagctggGAAGGGGAGATGGTCACATCCTCTTGGCCTCAAAACAACAAGAATTTATGGGTAGTGTTGTTTTGTAGCCATGTTAGCGGCATGGCTATAGACTATTGAGTGGATTGCCTTGACATTTGGTACAGATGTCCATGGTGCCCAGAAAATGAACCCTTCTGACTCCCATGAaatttcctctagcgccaccagcaggtaAAAGTTTTAATTTATCCATAGAAATATCTCAATTTCAATCAATAGCTTATGCGTCACAGTGTATTTTTTACtctgaaacctttttttttttagcctaaaGTGAAACCCTTTTAACCATTTTTTTCAGATAAGCTATCGTTCTTCAGATCTGCAGTTAGGGTTAGAATATTCTgttgtgtggccgggttggttcagtggtagagcaggcgtaCATATACTTCAAGGTTTATGGCTCGACGCAGAGGtacagggttcgaatctgacctgtgacaatttcctgcatgtcttccccctctctctcccccttctcacctagctgtcctgtcaaaaattaaaggtggaaaaagcctaaaaaattatcttaaaaaaaaaaaattctgttgCCATAACAACCACCATTGTGGCTGTTCCATAGCAGTTAGCAGTTTAACTGACTTTGTCTCTTGATATTTGTGCCTTAAGAACAAGACATGCCGTGTGGCCAAAATAGCAAGAAACACTTACTTTTATTTGGGCAGTAGTCATTTACTGGAAAGGTGTTAAATGTCAGGATGACTTGCAGTGTCCAGTTGAGATTATCTGTGACTCTTCTCAGCTCCTTTGTCTCTCGCTCTAAGATGCTCCTATTCGTGATCAGCTGTTGATTTTCTGCTGTGAGGTTGCTGAGGTTTGCTTTCTGTTGGTTTATTACCACACTGACTATGTTGAGAAGGAGAAGGTGACAGCacatcagtcaatcaatcagtgGATGCAGTGTAATCAGAGAGGCCTTTTTCCATGCTCCTGACCTTTTTTTTTGAATGATTTCTTACCCAACATTGCTTTCCATATTGTATAGCCCTTTAATGTCAAACTTGATCATTAAAATAGATCAAACCAACCAATcaaaacagaaataaagagTAAAATACAGACTGATTCCTAACTGGCAGCAGGCACAATTCAGAAAGAGCTGAACTCACAAAACATCCCAGACTGACTCTGTTGGTCTAAATGTGATGAAAGCTGCTATAATTGTTCATTGAACGTTCCTCAGTGTGTTGACATGAAACTCACTGTAGATGATGGCACTGATTGCAGCCAACAGGAGGACACAAAGTATCCCCAAACACACCGCCAACGCACAAAAGTGAGAGCGTGCAGCTGCTTCACCATCTGCTTGTAATGAGAAAGCTCATATTCAAATCACAGTTGTAATTATAATTAAGCCATTCATTATAAACGTTATCATGATCACATGGAAAATGTATTGACATTTTGCATTGGAATACACTATACTATCATAAAGTTTCAATTTGTACTTCCTTCAATCCTTTAAAGATTTCTGGTTCTCTTAACACAGTTCTCTTAATTTTTCATGCAACCATCCCCAGTGGTGAaggaagtactcagatcttttacttaagtaaaagtagcagtaCCACAGTACACAGGACATATTAATAGAATTAATAATGTTCTTTAGGAGAAATGTTGGCAGCCAGAAAAATCCAACATTCAAGCTACTGTAGAGGCTCCAAGCCGGACAAAAAGAGCAGATTTAGCTTTATGTCATCATAAAGTGTCAATTTGTACTTTTTCCATAAGTAAAGCATAATGTATCACTTATAATGTTACATAGTTTACATGATGAATGATGAAAATAAGACAGTCAACAGATGTTTTAACTTACTTGGTACAGATGTAGCAGCCCGTTTAGATTTTACTTTGGAATAAATTGTTGAGTCCTGTTTTTCTTCTggacgacaaaaacaacaacatgagtAAATAATAAGCGACAACTGCTGCATGAAGTAACCGTTTTCCTCCTTTTATTTGATACACTTTGCCAACTGTGTTCTGCAAATGCTGTGATGTAGTGATCACAAGTTCAAATGCATTTACTTAACCTTTAATGGTTTCTGGTTCTCTTCCCACAGTTCTGTTTACTTTTCACACATCCCCCGTGGTGGAAGACGTACTAAGatcttttactttagtaaaagtagcagTAGCCTACCACAGTAGAtacactctgttacaagtaaaagtcctgcagtaaAAATtgcacttaagtaaaagtacaaacgAAATATACTTttgatgtggaaaaaaagtggtGTACTGTATATTATGGCAGGGGAGTTTTGCAAAGGATTAAAAACAACTTATGTTTTGTGACTACAAGGGTCACCAATGTGATTCTTCCACACAAAGCACTTGTGAAAGATGTTAAAAATTCTCAAATatgtataatttaaaaaaaaaaaaagcaggaatCACTTACCTTTTGGAGCTGTACCACCATTTTTAAAAGACAATGTAGAATAAGTGATTTcttcctccatctttaaaagTAATAGATCACCATAAATTGCTTTAGTACAGagaatgagtgagtgtgtgtgagagactgaaCAACATTTCGCATGCACAAACCACATAGAGAACAAACAAGAGGTTCCTCTTCCACAACACTATGTAAATTGCAGCGTCTTAGTTTGcattatgacatttttactgGACAACATCAAACAGTGATGCTGGAGCTCCAATATGACTTGGCCATTGATTACACAAGCTCCCTGTATTGTGTGTTCTCGGAAGTACGTCTGCTTTTGTAACGAGCaaatgtacacactgttgtgaTAGAAGAAGTTGACACATTTTAGCACTATCTAAAACTGAACTTAACCTTTTAACCTGTCATGTTCATTTCTGGTGGGTCAACTCCCATTTTGATTTCTTAACTGACGATCGGTGTTGGTAATACACATCATTGGTAACATTGATACTGAATCAGTATCTGTCACCATGCTATTAAAGGATAAGACTGGCAATATTctatatttgtattattgtcATCAAATCCCAAAAGACTGAAACCTACAATTCATTAGTCTGACCTTTTCTACCCTGTCTGTAGCACTCAGCCACAAGCCTATTTGTTTCTACTGAAGatgtaattgtttttaaatgagtcACATATATAATtccattatttttaaaggctcCTTAATTTCACATAACAGCTGGGCACTCTAGTTTTTAACAAACAGGTGTTTGTTgaggactattttcagcggtggattaatacacatttggtgctctcaAGAGTATTTATGACAGAAAGATGGTGTATGTGGTATtaattcaaaataaactacagtggcCATGTTTCCAGTAATGAAAGAAAATGTCTCCCAGTGCAGCGGTGACCACTTTGTTAGGCACACATACAATTTCTATTGAAATTCATTATAACAGATCAGCCATAAATTATATATGAGCGGGGcagaatattagaaacacctctcaGTGTAATGcagtccagtacaacaccaccaATAACTATGACTTTAAGGCTCAAACATATAATTAAATTAGCACCTCAATGACAGTTTACTCTGAACATTGTAATCTCTGCAAAAGTAGGATTTATGGCAGAGCTGTACTTGATTGCATTGGACCGTACAGGTGATCACTGAGTGTATGTGTCCAAGGAATATAAACAGATTATAACATCAGCACAAAGTAAATGGGTGATGGATAGTCTTTATTCTTATCTCTTTAGTACATTCAAGCctgctatatactgtatagctcaTAGGTGAGTACTctgcaacattttttaaatggataCTTGCATTAAATTAGAAAAGGACAACAAATGTGCTCaactatttagtttttttttttaaaacagcaaGAACAGCATATATCAGTTTTGacacaaaaaaagtgtttaGTAACCTATTTGAATAATGTAGCTGATTCCTAATCCGGTTTGACCAAAGCTCGTGTTTCACAGATCCAGCGGTTCCTCATGTCACAGCTCGCTTTGTGCCAGTTGGCCAGAGGATCTGCTTGTGGCAGACTTAGAGCACATGCTACCTTGTAGCCAGGTTGTTGTATTTTCCAGTACCtggtgaaaaaaagaaattcacatAATATCAGTCTATGTTTCTGCTAAACGTTttaggaaatatgcttattcgctttcttgcagaaagttagatgagaagattgatactacGACCATATCTGTCCATTCAATATGAGGCTAggagccagttagcttagcttagcacaaagacggGGAAAAAGCtcagctctgtccaaaggtaacacaaTCTGCCTACTAGCACCTCTAtttccagtcttaatgctaagctgCCAACTCTCTTGCCGGTTGGTCTAGTTTGTTCAGAGTAGTGATTAAGTAATGTGATGGAATTACTGCAGTGATGAGTCACCAAGGTTAAAATGGAACATCTGGAAACTTCTGAGTAATAGTGGGTGTTTTTTTGTGCTTACATCAGAGTGAAGTTGCTTCCATCTACCCACGCCCACGTGCCCATCCCGCTCAAGCCGATCCAATAGCCATGCGATGCAGTATTGTAGTATTTTGTGTGGTTATTGATGAATTCCTAAATTTGTAATACAGGTGTTAATTgagaaaaatgtatctttgtctctgctataatgtaaaaataacaCATTCTATCCAAAAAGATTTAATACAATGTGTCTCACGGAGATGAAACACACATGAAAAGACAGATACAAGAAATAGCAGAACGGATTAGAGACATAAAAGAGATTTATAAATGAATAATTTAAGTAGCTGTGGAGATTAGGTGTGATTTTCTGTGGTTCTACTGCACGGCACAATGCAAAACATTCTATTTAGACAATTATAATGAATG
It includes:
- the gpatch4 gene encoding G patch domain-containing protein 4 — translated: MADAVPEKSRALKFAEQQLLRHGWEHGKGLGRGENGISEAIKVKVKCGKGGVGHKEGEQFTFHWWDHVFNKASSGLQVESDQNGIQLKKTMEQDEEDGMISNKKPRKATLAKAKLYGCFVKSATLLSGQEQPEPKSSSSDDSSSSEEEDQKLDLSSTTKLSDADLMKACGGRTAHKGARHGLTMSAKLARLEQQEAEFMAKYGKKSQPASAPTVGVTPASTTSQSTDQRAERQEETVEDSQRKKMKKKRATKSVHELNGDNGFESPGSDVKPKKKKEKRASEDTEEITDAVSTEGDLVCVENSEADSSHKTKRKHKKKKNKAEQNEEERTPSPAAEESKSPGEETAELHTDTKVKKKKKKSSKHRSEPAEEEERHHTESRQSELVQDCIPKTKKKKAAVTLEEAEVPEEEATVKQNRKKCKKDKPSIEDDTNEEALPPKKKKKKSKE
- the LOC116059929 gene encoding C-type lectin domain family 4 member G-like isoform X3 is translated as MWFVHAKCCSVSHTHSLILCTKAIYGDLLLLKMEEEITYSTLSFKNGGTAPKEEKQDSTIYSKVKSKRAATSVPISVVINQQKANLSNLTAENQQLITNRSILERETKELRRVTDNLNWTLQVILTFNTFPVNDYCPNKKCQPCQTDWLLFQEKCYLFYNKGSPWKTWQDSRTYCKNTAADLVVIDSLHEQEFISNHTEFYFDTFHGYWLGLYEKYQNWVWVDGRNDTLRYWLKEQIGSNGPCALLIPGRNSTASWDPAGCVMQNKFICERDVLTRSN
- the LOC116059929 gene encoding C-type lectin domain family 12 member B-like isoform X2, with the protein product MWFVHAKCCSVSHTHSLILCTKAIYGDLLLLKMEEEITYSTLSFKNGGTAPKEEKQDSTIYSKVKSKRAATSVPNGEAAARSHFCALAVCLGILCVLLLAAISAIIYISVVINQQKANLSNLTAENQQLITNRSILERETKELRRVTDNLNWTLQVILTFNTFPVNDYCPNKKCQPCQTDWLLFQEKCYLFYNKGSPWKTWQDSRTYCKNTAADLVVIDSLHEQEFISNHTEFYFDTFHGYWLGLYEKYQNWVWVDGRNDTLRYWLKEQIGSNGPCALLIPGRNSTASWDPAGCVMQNKFICERDVLTRSN
- the LOC116059929 gene encoding C-type lectin domain family 12 member B-like isoform X1, whose amino-acid sequence is MWFVHAKCCSVSHTHSLILCTKAIYGDLLLLKMEEEITYSTLSFKNGGTAPKEEKQDSTIYSKVKSKRAATSVPTDGEAAARSHFCALAVCLGILCVLLLAAISAIIYISVVINQQKANLSNLTAENQQLITNRSILERETKELRRVTDNLNWTLQVILTFNTFPVNDYCPNKKCQPCQTDWLLFQEKCYLFYNKGSPWKTWQDSRTYCKNTAADLVVIDSLHEQEFISNHTEFYFDTFHGYWLGLYEKYQNWVWVDGRNDTLRYWLKEQIGSNGPCALLIPGRNSTASWDPAGCVMQNKFICERDVLTRSN